A section of the Salminus brasiliensis chromosome 10, fSalBra1.hap2, whole genome shotgun sequence genome encodes:
- the LOC140564674 gene encoding D-beta-hydroxybutyrate dehydrogenase, mitochondrial yields MQSKVISIFILLIGIYMGFGAHILTYSALTMSFLLLAHAWIQREMALSKGFERAVLITGCDSGFGYRLAKTLDSMGFIVFAGCLYSDGHGAQSLAKEASPRLKLLQLDVTRDEDVKLAKAFVEANLPEKGLWAVVNNAGISDWGETEWNSIEDYQKMTDVNLFGAIRTSIAFLPLVRASKGRMVFVSSIFAFFNCLSMGAYSVSKRGLEAFADCLRVELSSFDVKVSVIQPGNFGPATNIRSKKTTQEIWDKLDDERKVTFSRRYIEVANEYFQSLCNAGFKDSRMVIDAMVHALTAPEPKAHYLLVSFMELIFFSVFPLLPTFIKDAIFTPIHHKRKAMLSQQK; encoded by the exons ATGCAGTCTAAAGTGATTAGCATCTTTATTCTGCTCATAGGCATCTACATGGGTTTTGGTGCCCATATTCTCACATATTCTGCTCTCACAATGAGCTTCTTGCTGTTGGCCCATGCATGGATCCAGAGGGAAATGGCCTTGTCGAAGGGATTTGAAAGGGCAGTATTAATAACAGGCTGTGACAGTGGGTTTGGATATCGACTTGCCAAGACTCTGGACAGCATGGGGTTCATTGTGTTTGCaggctgcttgtactctgatgGCCATGGAGCTCAATCTCTGGCCAAAGAAGCATCTCCGCGTTTAAAGCTGCTCCAGCTGGATGTAACCAGAGATGAAGACGTGAAGCTGGCTAAGGCCTTTGTGGAAGCAAACCTGCCTGAGAAAG GCCTGTGGGCAGTGGTGAACAATGCTGGTATCAGTGACTGGGGAGAGACTGAGTGGAATTCCATTGAAGACTACCAGAAGATGACCGATGTCAATTTATTTGGCGCAATTCGGACTTCGATTGCGTTCCTGCCTCTTGTTCGGGCGTCCAAAG GGCGTATGGTTTTTGTGTCGagtatttttgccttttttaattGTTTGAGCATGGGAGCATACAGTGTATCCAAAAGAGGTCTGGAGGCCTTCGCTGACTGCCTACGGGTTGAGCTGTCCAGCTTTGACGTAAAG GTCAGCGTCATTCAGCCTGGAAACTTTGGCCCAGCCACAAACATCAGAAGCAAGAAAACAACCCAGGAAATCTGGGATAAACTGGATGATGAACGCAAAGTGACTTTCAGCAGAAGATACATTGAGGTTGCGAATGAATATTTCCAGTCTTTATGCAATGCAGGCTTTAAAGACAGCCGCATGGTTATTGATGCTATGGTGCATGCTCTTACTGCCCCTGAGCCAAAAGCCCATTATTTGCTGGTCTCCTTCATGGAGCTGatctttttttctgtgtttccTCTTTTACCAACTTTCATCAAAGATGCAATATTTACCCCAATTCACCATAAACGGAAAGCCATGCTTTCACAACAAAAATAG